In Actinomadura luteofluorescens, the sequence GGCCACGCCGAGGAGGCCGGCGTCGCCGACCGCGTCGACTGGCAGCGCCGCGACCTGGCCGCCTCGTTCCCCGAGGGTTCCTACGACCTGGTCTCGGCGCAGTTCCTGCACTCCCCCGCCGACATGCCCCGCGACGAGGTCCTGCGGGCCGCTGCCGCCGCCGTCGCGCCCGGCGGGATCCTGCTCGTCGTCGGGCACGCCGGGCCGCCGCCGTGGGATCCCGGCGCCCATCCGGGAGTGCACCTGCCCACGCCCGGCGAGGTCCTCGCGTCCCTCTCCCTGCCGGAGGACGAGTGGGAGGTCCTGCGCAGCGGCGAGCACGAACGCGTCCAGACCGCACCCGACGGGCGCACCATGACCCGTACCGACAACGCGCTCAAGCTGCGGCGCCGGGCGCGGTGACCCGAGCGGCCGCCGTCAGCGGGAGGTCCGCTCCATCAGCGCGGCGAACTCCTCCAGGGAGATCTTGCCGTCGTGGTTGGCGTCGGCGGCCACGACCACCTCCACGGCGCGGGTCTCGGTGATGTCCTGCCCGAGCCGGGTCATCAGGTTCTTCAGCTCCGCGGTCGAGATGTAGCCGTCGCCGTCCACGTCCACCAGCTCGAAGGTCGCCCTGTAGTCGTTCACGTCCGCCATGCTCGCGCTCCCTTGCCGATCGTTTGCGGCGCCGACGTTAGCAGTGGTGTCCCAGCCCCCGCCCTTTACGCGGTAAGGTCAAATCGGGCGGCGCGGTCGGCCATAATCGGACGCGTGCGGCGCTCGTACGAATTCCTCGACCATCCCGGCCCGATCCCCTTCGCCCATCGCGGCGGCGCGTCCGGACGCCCGGAGAACTCGATGGCCGCGTTCCAGCGCGCCACCGACCTCGGCTACCGCTACCTGGAGACCGACGCCCACGCCACCGCCGACGGCGTCGTCGTCGCCTTCCACGACCGCACCCTCGACCGGGTCACCGACCGCACCGGCGCCATCGCCCGGCTCCCCTGGGCCGAGGTCGCCAGGGCCCGCATCGGCGGCACCGAGCCCATCCCCCGGCTCGAGGACGTCCTCGGCTCCTTCCCCGAGGCGCGCGTCAACATCGACCTGAAGGACGCCCCCGTCATCGGCCCGCTCGCCGAGACGCTGCGCCGCACCCGCGCCTGGAACCGCGTGTGCATCACGTCGTTCTCCACCCGCCGGCTGGCGCAGATGCGCGCCCGGCTCCCCATGGTCACCGACCACGAGGTGTGCATGGCGCTCGGCCCGCGCGGCCTGATGGCGCTGCGCGCCAAGTCCATCGGAGGCCCCACCGCCAAGCTCGTCCGCCTCGCCGCCACCGGCGTCGCCTGCGCCCAGGTGCCCTACGGCCTCGGCCCCGTCCCCTTCGTCACCGAGGCGTTCGTCGACCACGCCCACCGGCTCGGGCTGCAGGTCCACGCCTGGACGGTCAACGACGCCGCCACCATGAAGCGCCTCCTGGACCTCGGCATCGACGGCATCATGACCGACGAGCTGGTCACCCTCCGCGACGTGATGGCCTCGCGCGGCCTGTGGCAGCACGGCGCCCCGCCGCCCACTCCGTCCTGACCCCGGCGCGGCCCGCGCACCGGGCGCGGGTCAGCGGCTGAAGCCGGGCGGGCGGTACTCGGCCGCGA encodes:
- a CDS encoding EF-hand domain-containing protein, which encodes MADVNDYRATFELVDVDGDGYISTAELKNLMTRLGQDITETRAVEVVVAADANHDGKISLEEFAALMERTSR
- a CDS encoding glycerophosphodiester phosphodiesterase; protein product: MRRSYEFLDHPGPIPFAHRGGASGRPENSMAAFQRATDLGYRYLETDAHATADGVVVAFHDRTLDRVTDRTGAIARLPWAEVARARIGGTEPIPRLEDVLGSFPEARVNIDLKDAPVIGPLAETLRRTRAWNRVCITSFSTRRLAQMRARLPMVTDHEVCMALGPRGLMALRAKSIGGPTAKLVRLAATGVACAQVPYGLGPVPFVTEAFVDHAHRLGLQVHAWTVNDAATMKRLLDLGIDGIMTDELVTLRDVMASRGLWQHGAPPPTPS
- a CDS encoding SAM-dependent methyltransferase — encoded protein: HHMWSGEPNAVLVQEAADLAPGTALDLGCGEGADAVWLARRGWRVTAVDISGVALERAAGHAEEAGVADRVDWQRRDLAASFPEGSYDLVSAQFLHSPADMPRDEVLRAAAAAVAPGGILLVVGHAGPPPWDPGAHPGVHLPTPGEVLASLSLPEDEWEVLRSGEHERVQTAPDGRTMTRTDNALKLRRRAR